The Vigna angularis cultivar LongXiaoDou No.4 chromosome 9, ASM1680809v1, whole genome shotgun sequence DNA window GTTTTCTTGGTGTGGAGAGGGAGAGAACATTATGGATGGGGATGAGGAGAGATTATCAACTGTTGTTGGTGGGCCCAGCCAAGGGGGCATTTCTGGCCTAAGATTGAAACTTTGCTGCTCTTTTTTCAATGAGAAAGCATGGAGATTTTGAGGGTTGAATTGGGTTTGAAGGGTCATGTTGTGGTGGTGGTGCTGATGAGAGGAAGAAGGCTGTTGTGGGGGAAGAAGTTGGTTGTTGCCTGTGCCAGTGATTGCTCTTGCACTCTCTTCTGCTAATGCATCACAGAAAGCTCTGTGGGTTATGAAACTGTCCCTCCTGGAAGTCATAACCAAACAAAATTACACTAAACTGTTATGACAGTGTAGAATTATTGACtttctcactctctctctctctctcttacttTTCAACACTTTTTAAAACTCTTGTGAAAGTGTACTTAaccacattaaaaaaaattccaaactaGGAATTTACACTCTCTCTTGGAGGGATTATGATTTATGAGAGACTGCCATATCAATGTAATGAATTTAATGCATATCATGTTGCAAGAAAGGATAAGGAATGTGTGAAAgtgtatatattattaatggAATTGGAATAGCAATTAAAAATTGGTGTGTGAATTCATCACAGTCAACCTAGGattgaaaaatcccatcctcttTAAATGAAAGATGTTTCTTGAGTGTGGTGCCTTAACTAAACTGGACTTATAATTCACATGAATGGATGTAGGTTAGTTACCTTGAGAAGAGGGTTCCACAGTCACATCTGTACTCCCTTGTGCCACAGGTCTTGGAATGGGCTTTCCAATCTGATTGAACTGCATATTTCTTGGAGCACTTGTCACATTTCCACTTCTTCTCACCGTGCTTTCTGCAGAAGTGCTTCTTGATCCCAGTCAGGTCCCCAAGAGCCCTTGACGGGTCATGATGCACACAATTTGCCTCTGGACACACATACACCTTCTTCCTCACCTCTTTGCTTGTTCTCTGCTTCAGCTTCCACGGCAAATTGTGCCCTCTTCTGTGAAGTTGCAGGTTCTGgtctctttgaaatcctttgtTGCAGATCTCACAAATGAACCTATTTGTGGCCAGAAGACTCTTGGGGGACAAGGCTATAACTTCAGCATCAGGGTCTGAAAATAGAcacattaaaattcatataattaaactaaacaacacaaaaacatgacatacatatatatgtatgaatcAACCAAAGCCATAAGAATAAATGAGGTTCAGTTTAGACTTTGAATAGggaaagaaaggaaacaaaccTGGGTTACCAGGGaggtttctctttttctttggtGGCTGAGTCTGAGATGGTGGTGGAGCCAAGTATTGTTGAGGGTAACTGGTTCCAATTTCAGTTCTGTTGCCTGAGGAAGCACTGGCTTCACCAGATGCAGAAGTCAAATTTGACATGTTCTCCTCCACTACTGGCTGCTGCTGATGTTGGTTGAACACAAAACCCTTCATCTCCATATATACTTGCAAATTTTAGCAACCTATAAGGCTGAGCTATAGGCCATAGATCTTGATTTTTCAAATGCTGCGAAGCTTTCTGGGATCTAAGGACAAATCTTACCCGAaatagaaaaggaagaaaaaagaaaaagctaGACCACAGTCCACACAGCTTAGACTGGAAaggaaagagaaggaagaaaacacaagaaatatgaaaaagcaAAGAACTAGTATATGAGTCTCTAGCAAAGAACTAAacaaaaagaggaagaaagttGAGAGACAGTGGTCTCTCTATATAAGCACTGTTAGAAAACTTGTTACTAGTTTGGCACTGAGCCAAGAGacaaagttttgtttttatgaaaGAGCAGAAGAAACAAGTTGTGAGGTGAAGCAGATGGTGGTGTAGCCGCAATCCGTATTTTTCTCCTTCATGGTTTTGAAAACCATGCTTCATATTATGATAACATTACCgaggaaaatatatatataatccacACACAAATGTGAACAAAACTATAAACCCTGTTGTTTAAGAGTATAATCTTGTTATCTCAGagatatagagagagagagagagataagTGTGGATGAGAAGAGATTCTGAGTATATGTACTCTCAACCAGTCCAAAACCACAAACCCAAGAACCTTACGGCTAACTCTGACGTTGAGCTTTCTGtcttttcttctgttttttctctctctcttacaACCCCAGAAAAATCACttcaatatttgaaaaaaaagttgAGATTTTTTTGGTTAAAAGCTTTTGTTCAAGCACATCCTTCTTGCTTGCCTTTCCCTTCTCTTGCAAAGTAAGCAGAAAAAAGGGGGCAAAAAAAGCAACCACAGAAAGAGAGTATCATTTGCATACACAGATAGATAGAgtttgtgtgtgagagagagaatagagagagagaatctgaaattcttttatttaactAACATCATGGCTGATAGACTCTTGTAGTTCTTGGCTTTCTACGTTTTACAGCGACATGATTGATCCATTGATTAAATTGTAAGAAGCATGGCTAAAAGGTTTGTTTTTTATAAACTGGGTATTTAATTCAAAGTTCTTTTCATCATCCTTCGTTTCACTATCATTGCAACTATTGACTATAAAAAAAGGCTGAATATTCTGACAAGTTTTGCATGGTTGTTTATATTAAACGAAAGGAAATATTGAAGAAAGAGATGTTGTTAGGTTGTGGAATATGGATCTAGGAAGAAAGGTAAACAAAGCTAGGTGCCTCCCTAGCTAGCTAACACACTCAAAAAAATCACACATCTTTCTCTCTCCATCTTTCACATTCCCATTGTATCTTTTTCAGCCACAATTTTTGTCCACCCGGTCATTTTCACTTCGTATTAGTCATTATCAGTATGGAAAATTTAATGATGCCTCAAATTATGATGTGGgataatcaatttcatcaacaCCATCAACTTGGAGCCTCCCGTGAGGATTAACATTCCCTCTTTCACAACTCTAAagttaactcttttttttttaagttgcaTAAAGttattaacttaaatttatCAAACCATCTCGTAAagttaaaatacaattttaagtttaactcaatcccacaataTCGGCATGTAAGATAAAGTTTACATctattcatatattataaattggtcttatttctagtggatgtgagacttccaacacacctctCACGCCGAGACATATATATCTCGAACGTGAGACTATACATTAATGGATGGTCTGATAATGGCTCGATAACGAGTGGAACAACATGTCCAACAAAcatcgctaggatagactctaatcTATAAATTTGATTCAGATAAGTTTTGTggtgttttgatattttttgaaaaaatcaattttaactctacttcaattttataaaaatgtaagtcttagatgaattttatattattttgatgttatattatgaaataaataataaatatagtttaattttattaagctATAAATTTTATTAGGGTAGacttcatattattttaatatttaaaaaaaaagtgaatttttagtCTAAACATTAAGTTGTGTTAGGaataatctaaatataaatCTAAGTTACGCAAAATGTCAAAATTAAAcaccaaacaaaataaaagactcataaatcaatacttttatttgaattaaactaaagttatacatatataatttttttctaatgaactatctcaaaaataaattcatcaaatCCTAAATATTACTTGGACAGACTTTATATTGCTTTgatatcatttaaaaaacaaatttaagtttaatttaattttataaaactaatttgtaatataaaatttatatccatttatatattaaaaatttattttatttctatttgatatgaattttttaatataataaaatcatatcaaTAATACCAAGGAATTATTGTCTACAAGACACTTAAatgagttttattaaaaaagaaactaagGTGACTTTTTATATCATGTTGTTTATGAGTTTGTGGTAAACTTTGAAAGTTATGTTATGAAACTTATGATTgcaatttttgaattatttcaaTATGTGAGAATAATGTCACAGTGGTAAAGATTAACACAAGAATcttaaagatatatatatatatatatatatatatatatatatatatatatatatatatagtacttGCAAAACTACATTGTTTTCTGTTTGTCCAGCTTTTGGAAGGGATGTGTTCCCTACACCTTGAATTGGGTTCAAAATTTGGCAAtagaaaatcattttaattttgtctttgtcTTGTTTTATTCTTCAatcattaattttttgaaaagggaTCCTTCATGACCCAACTCATACTTAACAGTAACCTactcttttcaattttcttaagggttagattttctaaaattttattatttgtgaagtttaagattataataatgttttttttatcaattataccgtgttttttaatttttaaatggttTGCATGCATAAAAAGATAAAGGGTTCAACAGTAAACTACATAGctatatttattaaaaccaaaaaaaaaatctgtctTTTTCCTTTTGTAGAATAacctttataaaaataaacagaaaGAATAACATTTACTCATGAGAAATTTTGACTTTGAGAATGCAGACAATGGTACATTTGTTACTATGCCTGAGAGAATTTGACATGAGAGAACATTTTAATGATGTcttaattcacttttaaatttatgatgaatttaaatatttttaattaaattcttattaaaaaatttgttttactgagtatttaaaattgtactttttttaattaatttttatcattttattttgttcaactCGAATGATATAACTGTTATTTTAATTCCTTAATGGTTTACATATTTTCACATAGAAAATTagagaataatttaattaaactttaagaTTTTCagttcccaatacaaatttgtgttttattttgattcCTTAATGGTTTATAAGCGTTCAAAGTTTTTATATCTCAATTAAATTGAagtgattatttaattttacaaagaCAATgtgaacttaaaaaaaataaagttccGAACtctatttatctttattaaacgtcattattttccattttatttttgttttagtatttaatattataatatgaaatgatgttgttttttataaagataattaGGGTTTGAGAACTTCATTTTCTTattgttcaaatttttggttttatttgaaGCTATTAAATTAATCACGTCATCCCAATTATccatatgaaaaataaaaaatttttaCTACTGAAAGATTTTAATAtagattcaattaaaaatactcaaatttataAGTAATCTGAAATTTAATTAAGCGTGAGTTTAAGtttcacattggatagaaatgaaaaagtaaagtattatataaagatgaaatacTCATTAACTAATTACTTTAAAGTTTTAGGAAAAGAGTGATTTCAATCCCTTATATGTGGTTTGGCTCAGATGTCATTAGTGTTTGTGTCTTTCCAGTGAATCTCCTCCTTGATAGATTCAACAGTGGTATCCGCTTCAGACGAGTTAGAGGACTCATTAACCCATTAATAAACACAACAAACACAAATCAtcaaagtacaataaaaaaaagaagttactcaaaaatttaaatgaaacaataaaTTACTAAGTAgatatagaaatataaaatggaTGAAAgtgaatataaatattttatttttgtcattcttattttccaCTTTTAGAGAATGAGTATGTAATGTTTTGTTGtcgtttatttttacatttgaattttatatacgTAACTCTCAAACTATTGTGTTGAAGCTTCACTTGTccactaaataaattttactttaatctTCTTCCATTTGATTAGTATATATAATGTGATTAGTCATTGATGGAAATCTAAATTTTGACATTTAATGGATTTGACACACACACAAGATATACAAGAACGAGTTTAAACtagataaaataatgaaaataagattaattaatttattaataataatgactTTGTTTTTTAATGATGCAAGTTGATGTCACCCTTCTTTTTTCACATTTGTGATTTTTCTCCCATTGTtagcaaagaaaaaaacataccataaaaagaaaatgtttaattaattggCACTTGATTTTCAACTTTTTAACAGTAAACTTTTTACTTGTGTAGgttgatatgatatgatttgataACCATATTAATTAGTTATGATGCCTCACATTGACAAATATGCCTCTAACTTTACTTCCTTAACTTTCATGCTCAACGACATTCTTCCCAATTCTAATGTCATAAATACCATTTTTCAATATTACATTTCAcacattatttcttttaaagattaatatattttcatatcatTTTATCTAAAAcaaattatcttaattataaaaaaattcagtccaaatatcataatcaattctcacttttataatatatgatgtttttaattataaaattaaatatatttgtagtttttaaatttaaaattagaattcatttttatctaaattttgatacattttaatcATAAACTTTAATTCAATGgatatagttatttttattcaataatattaatttctttagactttgttaaaaaatatttatattaacatttaagttGAAACgagtaaataatttaaacattatcTTTAAAAGCTTTGACacagtttaattaaaaaaattatttatttatgtttaaaatttagaaactgaattatatacaaatttaggATAAAagcaaattataattttacgtcaaaagtttaaatattaaaaacatatttaatcattaattatattatttattgttatttttattttaacagcACATGTGAGTTTaagtttttattgaataaaattagatatagagaaagtaatttatataaaaaaagtgttttaaaaaataatttatatatataattggttTTTAAAGATGAGATAGATGGGTGAGAATTCTTTTTCAAGggtttttagaaataatatttattggaAAAACAGACGACACCGATAAAACTTAAACCTAATTTAAGAATTAGcgttattttaattcaaaatttatttttaaatatatatatatatatatatatatatatatatatatatatatatataattttaatatttcttcaTAATTTATGAAACAATACAGTAATTTATATATcgaaacaatattaatttatgcTTAAGGAGTGTAGTCAATCACGTACAAGTCACAGTCGTGCAAACGCATACCATAAGGACACTgaaactaattaaattattttttattttatcaaaataccTGTCTATTTTCTAATCTTACGgaaatatttcttaatttatacaatattattattattattattattatagagaatcgtttttctttttcagttaatagatatatttttctGAACAGTTAATgttatgttattatataaatCAAGAGATATCagaattatattaaaagaagaagtatatattcaataaaactccgttaaatttcaaatgatgtgaatataatttatattaatagatATCGTTATTTATGTCAATAATGTGATGGTgacttc harbors:
- the LOC108323354 gene encoding protein indeterminate-domain 11, with product MEMKGFVFNQHQQQPVVEENMSNLTSASGEASASSGNRTEIGTSYPQQYLAPPPSQTQPPKKKRNLPGNPDPDAEVIALSPKSLLATNRFICEICNKGFQRDQNLQLHRRGHNLPWKLKQRTSKEVRKKVYVCPEANCVHHDPSRALGDLTGIKKHFCRKHGEKKWKCDKCSKKYAVQSDWKAHSKTCGTREYRCDCGTLFSRRDSFITHRAFCDALAEESARAITGTGNNQLLPPQQPSSSHQHHHHNMTLQTQFNPQNLHAFSLKKEQQSFNLRPEMPPWLGPPTTVDNLSSSPSIMFSPSPHQENPNPSLGPTLAAYQTVPNPSPHMSATALLQKAAQMGATMSRSGSSPAMARAHHQVHMTSSADSATAHFGLNLSSRDQDNTTTTSTAPTTVTTNTPTVFSHGLLSSSSSSPLGNKAAAAAAVSSAPSLLHDVIRSFSSPSAFQGTPFEDAFGGIQSSKKLDDDSLYLHDTFSKASGAAGNEGLTRDFLGLRPLSHNDILTIAGIGNCIHDQQNQSQKPWQG